The proteins below are encoded in one region of Dasypus novemcinctus isolate mDasNov1 chromosome 13, mDasNov1.1.hap2, whole genome shotgun sequence:
- the LRRC71 gene encoding leucine-rich repeat-containing protein 71 isoform X3, which produces MSGEASASGPSPRAPRPGTQKASGTVTKKGERGAKEKPTTVLPPVGEEEPKNPEEYQCCGVLETDFAELCTRSGYTDFPKVVIRPRPSATFVPSASMSEKPTIDEQRLSASCSLNSLESKYVFFRPTIQVELEQEDPKSVKEIYIRGWKVEDRILGIFSKCLPPLSQLQAINFWKVGLTDKTLTTFIALLPLCSATLRKVSLEGNPLPEQSYHKLMALDSTIAHLSLRNNNIDDHGAYLLGQALSTLQSSNRTLVSLNLGFNHIGDDGAGYIADGLRLNRSLLWLSLAHNRIQDKGALKLAEVLRPFELTHTEVVERRRLLLEKGTQERLRSPTSSRYGEYKSDREKNQLTGVSSMALVDKADKLTSMKTPKGLGKKKEKSGEVLKKEEKSGSGQSPTQGTPKKEDATKAGKGTWPMTLRSERNPPASLGPPPALSIEPKPKALRIWEEFCLWGSG; this is translated from the exons ATGTCGGGCGAAGCAAGCGCTTCGGGGCCTTCTCCCAGGGCCCCGCGTCCCGGGACCCAGAAGGCGTCCGGCACGGTGACCAAGAAGGGGGAGCGCGGGGCTAAGGAGAAGCCAACGACCGTCCTGCCGCCGGTGGGCGAAGAGGAGCCCAAAAACCCTG AGGAGTACCAGTGCTGCGGCGTCCTGGAGACCGACTTCGCCGAGCTCTGCACGCGGTCCGGCTACACCGACTTCCCCAAGGTTGTTATCCGGCCCCGCCCCAGCGCGACCTTCGTCCCCTCTGCCTCGATGTCGGAAAAGCCCACTATAG ACGAGCAGCGGCTGTCGGCCTCCTGCAGCCTCAACAGCCTGGAGAGCAAATACGTGTTCTTCCGGCCCACGATCCAGGTGGAGCTGGAGCAGGAGGACCCCAAGTCCGTGAAGGAAATCTACATCCGCG GTTGGAAGGTTGAGGATCGCATTCTGGGCATCTTCTCTAAATGTCTGCCCCCCCTCAGCCAGCTGCAGGCCATCAA CTTCTGGAAGGTGGGGCTGACCGATAAGACCCTGACCACTTTCATCGCCCTCCTGCCTCTCTGCTCAGCCACGCTCAG GAAGGTGTCTCTGGAGGGGAACCCACTGCCGGAGCAGTCCTACCACAAGCTCATGGCGCTGGACAGCAC GATCGCGCACTTGTCTCTGAGGAACAACAACATCGACGACCACGGGGCGTATCTCCTGGGCCAGGCTCTGTCCACGCTGCAGAGCAGCAACCGCACCCTCGTCTCGCTCAACCTGGGCTTCAACCACATCGGGGACGACGGCGCCGGCTACATCGCGGAC GGCCTCAGGCTGAACCGCTCCCTGCTCTGGCTGTCTCTGGCGCACAACCGCATCCAGGACAAGGGCGCCCTGAAGCTGGCCGAG GTCCTGCGCCCCTTCGAGCTGACGCACACCGAGGTGGTGGAGCGCCGGCGCCTCCTGCTGGAGAAGGGGACGCAGGAGCGATTGCGATCG CCTACCTCTTCTCGATATGGGGAGTACAAGTCCGACCGAGAGAAGAATCAGCTGACGGGGGTCAGCAGTATGGCCCTGGTGGACAAGGCAGACAAACTGACATCAATGAAAACCCCTAAGGGCCTGGGCAAGAAAAAGGAGAAGTCAGGG GAAGTGCTCAAGAAGGAGGAAAAGTCAGGGTCCGGGCAGTCTCCCACACAAGGAACCCCTAAGAAAGAAGACGCCACGAAGGCAGGCAAGG